A single region of the Nicotiana sylvestris chromosome 6, ASM39365v2, whole genome shotgun sequence genome encodes:
- the LOC104213758 gene encoding calmodulin-like protein 3 — MSTLLSILFLAILFIIGLITTILNFPKEKFKTWLQSISQKSPPLHEKSISTTCSTSRKMDEKKVKNSSIKSTSSNNYNKLELRSIFATFDKNNDGYITKQELKLSLKNIGIFMEDKDIVDMVDKVDSNKDGLIDLDEFYQLCHTFLGIEAVNEGEMNEEEESNREKDLKDAFDVFDYDKDGLISAEELSKILSSLGLRQGKKLDYCKEMIRKVDVDGDGMVNFDEFKKMIKGCGTLVPIS; from the coding sequence atgTCGACATTACTAAGCATTCTTTTCTTAGCAATTCTCTTCATTATTGGCCTTATAACAACGATTTTAAATTTcccaaaagaaaaattcaaaacatGGCTTCAATCAATTTCTCAAAAATCTCCACCTCTCCATGAGAAGAGCATAAGTACAACATGTTCAACCTCAAGAAAAATGGATGAAAAGAAGGTGAAAAACAGCAGCATCAAAAGCACAAGCTCTAACAATTACAACAAGCTTGAATTGAGAAGTATTTTTGCAACTTTTGACAAGAACAATGATGGTTATATAACCAAGCAAGAATTGAAGTTATCTCTAAAGAATATTGGGATTTTCATGGAAGATAAAGATATCGTTGATATGGTTGATAAAGTTGATTCCAACAAAGATGGTTTAATTGATCTTGATGAGTTCTATCAACTTTGCCACACTTTCTTAGGGATAGAAGCAGTGAATGAAGGAGAAATGAATGAAGAAGAAGAATCAAACAGAGAGAAAGATCTTAAAGATgcttttgatgtatttgattatGATAAAGATGGATTAATATCAGCAGAAGAATTGAGTAAGATTCTTTCATCTTTAGGGTTGAGACAAGGGAAGAAGTTGGATTATTGTAAGGAGATGATAAGGAAAGTTGATGTGGATGGAGATGGAATGGTGAATTTTGATGAGTTTAAAAAGATGATCAAAGGTTGTGGAACTCTTGTTCCAATTTCTTAA
- the LOC104213757 gene encoding uncharacterized protein isoform X1 yields the protein MSAAAILCGKRSNYFFEDFQSSPSSSSPPVPKRIRCFSSSFSPARSHFDSDHSFSAVNIFSGSSVSSSSALDHLLMLFPDMDKQWVERALEECGDDLDSAIKSLNELRLGSGENPRSVAGSSNATQDSSSQFFTQGTATTNGETTPAEDLSSAKVVHMDSTEWVELFVREMMSASNIDDAKARASRALEVLEKSICARATEATACNFQQENIMLKQQLEALIQENAILKRAVAIQHERQKEFEDRGHELNQLKQSVAQYQEQLRTLEVNNYALSMHLKQAQQSNSIPGRFNPDVF from the exons atgTCTGCTGCTGCTATATTGTGCGGGAAGAGATCGAACTATTTTTTTGAGGATTTTCAGTCTTCGCCGTCGTCGTCTTCGCCGCCGGTTCCGAAAAGAATTCGCTGTTTCTCTTCGTCTTTTTCTCCGGCGAGGTCGCATTTTGATTCCGATCATTCATTTTCTGCTGTTAATATTTTCTCCGGTTCTTCGGTTTCGTCGTCGTCTGCACTCGATCATCTTCTCATGCTCTTTCCTGATATGGACAAACAG TGGGTTGAGAGAGCACTTGAAGAATGCGGTGATGATCTAGATTCTGCTATCAAAAGCCTAAATGAGCTTCGCTTGGGATCTGGTGAGAATCCGAGGTCTGTGGCGGGAAGCTCCAATGCTACCCAGGATTCCAGCAGCCAGTTTTTTACTCAAG GTACAGCTACAACTAATGGTGAGACCACACCTGCAGAGGATTTATCTTCTGCAAAAGTAGTGCATATGGACAGTACAGAATGGGTGGAGCTCTTTGTCAGAGAGATGATGAGTGCGTCAAATATAGATGATGCTAAAGCCCGTGCCTCACGAGCTCTTGAGGTGTTGGAGAAGTCCATATGTGCCCGTGCAACAGAGGCAACAGCTTGCAATTTCCAGCAG GAGAACATAATGCTGAAGCAACAGCTTGAAGCTCTTATACAAGAGAATGCTATATTAAAGCGAGCAGTTGCCATCCAGCATGAGCGTCAGAAGGAGTTCGAGGATAGAGGGCACGAGTTGAATCAGCTGAAGCAGTCGGTGGCTCAGTACCAGGAGCAGCTTAGAACCCTTGAG GTTAATAACTATGCTCTCTCAATGCACCTCAAGCAGGCTCAACAAAGCAACTCTATTCCTGGACGTTTCAATCCTGATGTCTTTTAG
- the LOC104213757 gene encoding uncharacterized protein isoform X2 — MSAAAILCGKRSNYFFEDFQSSPSSSSPPVPKRIRCFSSSFSPARSHFDSDHSFSAVNIFSGSSVSSSSALDHLLMLFPDMDKQWVERALEECGDDLDSAIKSLNELRLGSGENPRSVAGSSNATQDSSSQFFTQGTATTNGETTPAEDLSSAKVVHMDSTEWVELFVREMMSASNIDDAKARASRALEVLEKSICARATEATACNFQQENIMLKQQLEALIQENAILKRAVAIQHERQKEFEDRGHELNQLKQSVAQYQEQLRTLEVNNYALSMHLKQAQQSNSIPGRFNPDVF; from the exons atgTCTGCTGCTGCTATATTGTGCGGGAAGAGATCGAACTATTTTTTTGAGGATTTTCAGTCTTCGCCGTCGTCGTCTTCGCCGCCGGTTCCGAAAAGAATTCGCTGTTTCTCTTCGTCTTTTTCTCCGGCGAGGTCGCATTTTGATTCCGATCATTCATTTTCTGCTGTTAATATTTTCTCCGGTTCTTCGGTTTCGTCGTCGTCTGCACTCGATCATCTTCTCATGCTCTTTCCTGATATGGACAAACAG TGGGTTGAGAGAGCACTTGAAGAATGCGGTGATGATCTAGATTCTGCTATCAAAAGCCTAAATGAGCTTCGCTTGGGATCTGGTGAGAATCCGAGGTCTGTGGCGGGAAGCTCCAATGCTACCCAGGATTCCAGCAGCCAGTTTTTTACTCAAG GTACAGCTACAACTAATGGTGAGACCACACCTGCAGAGGATTTATCTTCTGCAAAAGTAGTGCATATGGACAGTACAGAATGGGTGGAGCTCTTTGTCAGAGAGATGATGAGTGCGTCAAATATAGATGATGCTAAAGCCCGTGCCTCACGAGCTCTTGAGGTGTTGGAGAAGTCCATATGTGCCCGTGCAACAGAGGCAACAGCTTGCAATTTCCAGCAG GAGAACATAATGCTGAAGCAACAGCTTGAAGCTCTTATACAAGAGAATGCTATATTAAAGCGAGCAGTTGCCATCCAGCATGAGCGTCAGAAGGAGTTCGAGGATAGAGGGCACGAGTTGAATCAGCTGAAGCAGTCGGTGGCTCAGTACCAGGAGCAGCTTAGAACCCTTGAG GTTAATAACTATGCTCTCTCAATGCACCTCAAGCAGGCTCAACAAAGCAACTCTATTCCTGGACGTTTCAATCCTGATGTCTTTTA G